The following is a genomic window from Malus sylvestris chromosome 12, drMalSylv7.2, whole genome shotgun sequence.
TCACAGCTAGGATAGCATGTGTGGATGCACTATTAACGTGGACAGCAAGGCCACTGCATGTGGTTACTGACTGCTTCAACAAGGACAGCATGGATGCCACTTTCTGTCCTTTGTTTATTGCATGCCTCTGTAAAAACCTTGTATATAAGTTCTACTGCAATTGTAGCAGAACATTCATTCAAATATATTGGATCCAAACTtttatatggtatcagagcaccgATCTTGGTGACTCTGGAAGGCTCATTTTTTCCGCCACAAACACAACCATTTTCCCTTCATCAAACCCAGCCCCCATGGGCGACCAGATAATACCTCATGTATCTGATCCTCTCACTCTACATCATTCAGACTCACCAAGTCTTGTTTTAGTCTCACAACTTCTCGATGGACACAACTATGGCCAATGGAGCCGCTCCATGCGAATTGCTCTCAGCGCCAAAAATAAACTAGGGTTTGTTGATGGTTCAATCAAGAACCCTGCAACCACTGATGCTAAATATTCAATTTGGCAGAGATGCAACGACATGGTCTTATCTTGGATTTGGCAATCTGTACAAGGCAACATTGCTCACAGTATACTCTACTACAAAACTGCGACAGCAGCATGGAGGGATCTTGAGGATCGATTCTCGCAAGGCAACGATTCCAGGATCTATCAAATCCGACAAGAGATTGTCGAACACCGACAAGGACAACTGTCTGTTTCAGATTATTACACAAAATTAAAGGCTCTTTGGGATGAATTAGCATCATACCATGAGCCCATTGCTTGTGGGTGCGAAGGATCCAAGGCGCATGCAGAtagggaagaaaaagagagagtcaTGCAGTTCCTAATGGGACTGAATGAGAACTACTCCACCATACGAGGCTCTATATTGATGATGAGCCCACTCCCGGATACACGACGAGTCCATGGATTAGTTCTCCAACACGAACGCCAATTGGATGTGGTGAATCGTCGTGAACCCACTGCCCATGCAATGCAATCCAGTCGTTCAACAGCACCAAAAGGAGGCTATGGCACCCACAACCCTAGTTCACGAAAGATTTTCAAATGCAGCTACTGTGATGGAGGACATCCAGTTGAACGTTGTTTTTTTCTCATTGGCTTCCCTGAAGGACACAAATGGCACGGAAAGAATGTGCAGCCCAGAAATAGGCGTACACCTCCAGCCTCCAACAATGTTGAAACACTCCCTTTGACAACTGCTCAGATTGACGCAACCAAAGTATCCATCTCCAGCAATCAACCAACGTTCACAACCGAGGAATATCATCAACTCATGGCCCTCCTTCGCAATAAGAATGGTACCAATCTGCCGCTTGCACATGCAACAGGTATCTATACGTCCAACTGCAACTCTACACAACATTCTCCGCATTCAACAACCTGTTGGATCGTAGATAGCGGAGCCACAGATCATATTTCTCACTCATCACCCATTCATAATCATAATAGACCCCAACATGATTTTGTTGGGTTACCAAATGGTGGACAGGCTGCGATTGAATCCATTGGGTCTATTAAACTATCACCCAAGATCACCCTTCATAGAGTTTTGCACGTACCACAATTTCGTGTGAACCTATTGTCTGTGAGTAAATTAACTTGGGCATTGAAATGCATTGTAATTTTCTACCCGGGTTATTGTGTTATGCAGGACATGGCTACGAAGAAGATGATTGGCCTGGGCAAGCAGTTTAATGGCCTCTACTACCTCACTCCAACACAAAACCCTCATCTCGCCAACCATGTCAACCATACCTCGACACTGTGGCACCAACGTCTTGGGCACCCATCCTCGGCACCTCTTCACTCTTTATCCCAGACCATTCCagaaattatttttcattctaCACATGTTTGTGATATTTGTCCCTTAGCAAAGCAAACTCGTTCATCATTTGTTTCCAGTTCAATAAAATCAATTGCACCTTTTGATTTGATCCACTGTGATATTTGGGGGCCGCACCAAACACATACATCCTCTGGAGCACGTTACTTCCTCACCATTGTAGACGACTTCACTCGATTCACATGGGTTCATCTCATGCGATTCAAATCTGACACACAAACCATAATCCActcgttcttttcttgggtgAAAACACAGTTTAACCGTGACATTAAAATTCTTCGTGCCGACAATGGGGGGGAATTCATCTCTCTACGATCCTTCTTAGATACTCATGGCACTCTTTTTCAACACACCTGTGCTCACACCCCTCAACAGAACGGAGTCGTTGAACGCAAACATCGTCACCTTTTAAATGTTGCCCGAGCCTTACGATTACAAGCTAACCTACCTTTAAAATTCTGGGGAGAGAGTGTACAAACTGCCTGTTACCTTATCAACCGCCTCCCAACACCTCTGCTTTCCCATCACTCTCCCTATAAACTTTTGCATGGGACACTACCTGTCTACACTCATCTCCGAGTTTTTGGGTGTTTATGTTATGCTACCAACCTCACTCCCTCACACAAATTTGATGCTCGTGCTCGTCGCTGCATTTTCCTGGGATATCCTCTTGGTCAGAAGGGCTATCGCGTTTACGACCTTGATAGCAAGCGCATCTTTACCTCTCGAGATATCATCTTCCATGAACATCTTTTCCCTCTTGCTAACTTACCACCAGAACCTGCCCACCCTACCCCGGTCTTACCTGTTCCCCATGACGACCCTACTCCTGCACCTTCAGACCCCATTCCCACTATTGATCCACCTACCTTATCACCCGCCTCATCCGCTCCGTCCCTTCCTGACGATCCTACTCCTAACATACTTCCTCCCACCCCAGACACTCCTACCTCGCCACCACCAACACCATCGTCTCCTTCGCTGCCCCTAATTCCCCTTCGTCGATCCGCCCGCATTCCACACCCCCCTGCCCACCTTCGTGACTATCAGACCCATCATGCTGCTTTGCTTCAGTCCAGCGCCATCTCTTCCACCATGTCCGGCACCCGATATCCTCTTCACAGGTATGTTTCTTATGCTCGCCTCTCTCATGCTCATCGTTCCTTTGTTCACAATGTCTCTCACTTAGTTGAACCAGCCTCCTATGAGCAGGCACGCCATGACCCTCACTGGCTTGCAGCTATGCATTCTGAGCTTGACGCACTTGAAGCCAATCACACCTGGACTTTGGTTCCTTTACCCCTCCACCAACGCCCCATTGGATGTAAATGGGTCTTCAAAATCAAGTATCATTCCGACGGTACCATCGAACGCTACAAGGCTCGCCTCGTTGCCAAAGGGTTCACGCAGCGCGAAGGTATTGATTACAAAGAGACGTTCGCCCCCGTTGCTAAGCTCATTACTGTCCGTTGTCTCTTGACCATTGCTGCTGTTCGCAGCTGGTCTCTTCACCAAATGGATGTCCAAAACGCTTTCCTTCACGGTGCACTACATGAGGAAGTATATATGTTACCCCCTCCTGGTTATCGTCGACAGGGGGAGACTATGGTTTGTCGACTTCACAAGTCATTATACGGACTCAAGCAGGCATCTCGCAGCTGGTTCCAACGTTTTTCATCAACCATTCAAGAAGTTGGTTTTCAACAGTCTCATGCAGACTACTCATTATTCACTAAAGTTTGTGGACACTCTATTACTGTAGTATTGCTCTACGTTGACGACATGATCATTGCAGGAAATAATGAGGAAGCTATCAGTCAACTCAAGCAATTTCTTAGTGGATGTTTTCGAATTAAAGACCTCGGACCATTAAAATATTTTCTGGGTGTCGAAGTTGCACGGTCCAAAGCTGGGATCTCCATTTGCCAACGAAAGTATACTCTGGACATATTGGAAGAAGCTGGCTTGCTTGGCATAAAACCTGCCAAGGTACCTATGGAACCCGATTTAGTGTTGACAACAACAGGTGGTGATGCCCTCAAGGATCCGACTCGATATCGACGTCTGGTTGGAAAATTAATATACCTTACCATCACTAGGCCAGATATTACGTATGCAGTGAATAATCTCAGTCAGTTCATGCAAGAACCAACACTCCATCACCTTAAAGCAGCACATCGTCTCCTCCAATATCTGAAAGAAGCACCAGGACAAGGGTTACTATTCCCTACGGAGAACCAACTTAATTTGGTTGGCTACTGTGATGCGGATTGGGCTAGATGTCCGATCACACGACGATCAGTGACAGGTTTTTGCATCTTCCTTGGTAAATCACTTGTATCGTGGAAAAGTAAAAAGCAAGTCACGGTGGCAAGATCTTCAGCAGAAGCCGAGTATCGCTCCATGGCTGCAACGACTTGTGAGCTTACTTGGCTGAGGAATTTGTTGAAAGATTTGCATGTAAATCATCCTGAGCCGGCAAGGTTGTTTTGTGACAATCAAGCTGCTCTACATATTGCAGCGAACCCTGTGTATCATGAACGAACCAAACACATAGAGCTGGATTGTCATACTGTCCGTGAAAGGATTCAGAGGGGAGAGATCGAGACGTCTCATGTGCAGACGGGACGTCAAATAGCAGACATATTTACAAAGCCACTGAGAGCACCTACCTTCCATTCACATCTTGGCAAGTTGGGTGTTATTGATATCCACACTCctacttgagggggagtgttaaaggTGCTCTACTCTGATGCTAGACAGAAGGAATATGGACAGAAGGAATATGATCATTCCTTCACAGCTAGGATAGCATGTGTGGATGCACTATTAACGTGGACAGCAAGGCCACTGCATGTGGTTACTGACTGCTTCAACAAGGACAGCATGGATGCCACTTTCTGTCCTTTGTTTATTGCATGCCTCTGTAAAAACCTTGTATATAAGTTCTACTGCAATTGTAGCAGAACATTCATTCAAATATATTGGATCCAAACTTTTATACGGAAtgctcctttttcttctcagcATGTACGAACTTGCTAGGCAGAGGGGTCACGGCATGGACGAACTTGCTGGGCAGAGAGGTCACGGCATGGTTGCTGTTGGTGGAGAGTCCAGATCCTCTCTTTCTTCGTTTTTCTTTTAAGCGCTGTTGTCTTTAAAACCTTCGTGGTGTAGAACATTTCTTGACTAGCATATTTTGACAGTCCCGTAAAGATCATTTGCCGGCACCTCAGTGTCTACATAGAGACATGTTGTGCCGAGAAAATGCTTGATGAGTAGGTCTTGACTGTCCCGTGCAGATCACTTTCCAGCACCTCCGTATCTACGTAGAGACATACTGTGCCGAGAAAATGCTTGACGGGTAGATCCGAGCCGCTGAAGGTGAACAACTTGGAGAAGTTCCATTAGTTTTGGTGAAGAATCCGAGAAACATGAGAGATTGGAAAAGAATTTGGGCTTGCTTATTTAGAGTCCCCACCTCCATTTTTGCTTCGGGGAATGAGAGAGGTTGAAGAAGcaaattgcttctttttttcctaaccaaacaaagaaagattTAGAAGGATGGATTTATACCTTTAAATGCTTTCCTTTGCCGTGTATTCTCTTCTCTATTTGCATTTGTCTCCTTGAATTTCCGCAGCACTTCACTTCTTTGATTTCTGTCCAACTTTCTCAAGATTTCTACCTTCTGTTCTTCTTCGTTGTCTCTCAACTTctgcaatgttttttttttgtctctgtCCTCGCCTCTCTTTTCTGTGTGCCCTCCCCTTTTTATAGACGCAAGGAGCAGTTCCATTAACCTCTTCCGTGTTCTGTTACGTGTTCTACTTTCCCGGGGTGTGGGGAAGTTGAGGAAGGCCATCACTTTACTGAGTTGAGAATGTGGGAGCTTAAGAGAGTTCTGGATAGACAAAAACTCTATTTTTTAGTTTGTGGGCTGTTGagatttttttctctctttatatatataatgtaaacCTTATTTCTAGTCGGTCCACGTTTTGgactattatttttttaaagtgtcCCCATCTTTTATAAAACTTGCTAATATATTTTCTCAACACCTTGAGTTTGACTGATCAGGGGATCTTAGATAAATAGCTGAGAAAAGCATTAGGGCTCATCAAAGCTGCATTTTATTTGGCTTATTTGCACATCACTTCCCAAAGAAACCGAAGCTTTTCTATCAAAAGTTATCCAAAATTCGCAAGATCGGATCCATGTTTATAACACTACAAGAATTCTAGCTATAGGACACTCTTCTTTACACATTTAAGAAAGTCAGtggctttctttcttttttttttctttaaaaagggAGACAACTGGTGACATTTTCAGAAGTCGAGAAGACTCACAAAGGCATTTCAGTCTCCTTATGGCCATAAGTTTGCTTTCACACCAACAGCGGGTTTCGaatccaagacctccagtttttaaTTTGAAGAAAGTCTCGCAATCTGCCATTTACAACTAGGCCACTAGCTCGTGATTAAATTTAGTGGCTTTCTAACTTTATATACACCAAAATATTGATAGATTGTGTAATGGAATTGACGACCTGGATAGTGACATGTATTTTTAGATTATAATGAAGACATGTCTTAAGGTTGTTATAAGATGTAAACTATAAATACTTGAGTGTAATTATTACAATGACAATTAATGAAATATCATTACATTTTtcacagctctctctctctaacttctcTCCTCTCTCAAGATTATTTAGTGTGTAAGATTACTTGTAGAGttgacatggtatcagagccgacCATGGCTGCCACCTGTTGAGAATTAAGCTGCCTACTAGCATTAAGATCAATCTGCAGATGTTAATCCTGCAGATCAAATCGAGAGGAACCTGAGAATCAAGAGATGAACAACTTCCAATTTTAGAAAGGAGCCGTTGAGTTTGATTTGTAACGGCTAGTTTCTTTTACATTGTTAGAAAGTTCACAGCtagtatttttgttttatttagtaGTACTATGCATTCTCATCCCCGTCCAGGTGGATGGATGATATCCTCCAAAGCCCTTAGTGGCCGGAGAAGTGTACTAGATCCCTAAAATGtaggatttggttttgactagGTAGAGGGGCATATAGCCtttgtaattttcattttcttggatATCTGAAATATACTGACTCTTCCTCTCCCTCTTATTCTCTCTCGAAAAGCACAAGATCCATTGAAACAATCTGtaaaaagtttcaatctttACTAAGATTATTAAATCTATCAGGATGCCTGGTACCATTtcaaacatggtatcagagctccGGGTCTGATTTCGAAGAAGGGAAGTGATTCTGTGAAGATACAAATCCAGAAAGGGTTAAAGGTGGTACCTTTATAACCATTTGTGCTGTGCTACCTGAGAAGATGGTCGGATCAAGCTCCTCCGGTGGTGATTTACGAACACCACAATTTAATGGGTCAAACTATGATTTTTGGGCCATTAAAATGGAAACCATTCTCATAGCCTATGATCTATGGGATGTGGTTGAAGCTGGTCTTGTTGAACAACAAGCCCCCGCAGAGGATGTCtctgaggaagatgaagaaagcgAGTCTGAGCACCTTCCAGTTGAAGGACCGGTTGTCTCAAAGGAGGTGAAGATCAAGAATGCCAAGGCTCTGAGTCTTATTCAAGGAGCCATAACTGATGAACTTTTTCCCAGAATCCGAAATGAGAAGACGGCAAAGGGTGCCTGGGAAATTTTGAGGAGAGAATTCAAAGGAGATAAAAAGGTAAGAGCTGTGAAACTACAAGCCATTATAGCTGATTTTGAATATTTAAGAATGAATGATGTTGAATCTCTGGATGATTACTTGGCTCGGTTTTTTGAGATAGTAAACAACTTGAAATCTCTAGGAGAAGATGTAACAGAAAAAATGATTGTTCAAAAGCTGTTGATGAGTCTAAGTAGAAGGTACAAGTCCATAGTGTCGATTATTGAAGAAACCAGAGATTTAGATACTATTAGGATTGAAGAAGTTCTAGCCTCAGTGAAAGTTTATGACAAGAGGGAAGACCTGCATGATGAAAGAGACAAATATACAGGTACTGAGAGGGCTTTCAGTAGTCTTAAAGTTGGAGGAAATGGAAATGGCACTGGAAATTTTAAAGGGTCTCAGTATAAATCAAACCCAAAGTTTGGTCAGTATAAGAAGGGAAAGAACTGGGGTCAGAATAGCAGCTGGAATAATGGCAGTGGTGGTGGCTGGAACAACAAGTTTGCTGCACACAACAAACAAACCAGTGGCAGTCAAGGAAATGTGAAACCACTATGCCAAGTATGTGACAAATATCATTTTGGTATATGCAGATATAAAGGAAAACCCAAGTGTGGCAGGTGCAGTCGATTTGGTCATCTAACTAAGGACTGTGATAATGGTAAACAAGTTGCAAATTGTGCAAAGGAAGAAGATCTGGTCACAGGAACAATGTTCTATGCTTGTCATGCAAGTTCAATTGCATCAAGTAAGTCTGTGTGGTTTGTGGACAGTGCTTGCAGTAATCACATGACTTCCCAAGAGTCCTTATTAATCAATCTTGATAAGTCAGTGACCTGCAAAGTAAAAATGGGTACTGGTGATCTTGTTCAAGCCACAGGAAAAGGGACACTTGTAGTTGAGACAAGAAGAGGGAAAAGATACATAAATGAAGTGCTGCTAGTTCCAGGATTAGATGAAAACCTGTTAAGTGTTGGTCAAATGATGGAACACGGTTATTATGTTCTATTTGGCGGTAACATGGCTGTGATATTTGATGATAGCAATCTTGAAAATGTGGTAGCAAAGGTGGTTATGACAGGGAATAGATGCTTTCCATTGTCCTTTGAATCTGTAAATGCAGTAGCTAGAAAAGCTTCAATTGAAGAAGAGTCAAGGATCTGGCATAAAAGGCTTGGTCACTTGAACTTTAACAGTCTGAAAAGGAT
Proteins encoded in this region:
- the LOC126594177 gene encoding uncharacterized protein LOC126594177 isoform X1, with translation MRIALSAKNKLGFVDGSIKNPATTDAKYSIWQRCNDMVLSWIWQSVQGNIAHSILYYKTATAAWRDLEDRFSQGNDSRIYQIRQEIVEHRQGQLSVSDYYTKLKALWDELASYHEPIACGCEGSKAHADREEKERVMQFLMGLNENYSTIRGSILMMSPLPDTRRVHGLVLQHERQLDVVNRREPTAHAMQSSRSTAPKGGYGTHNPSSRKIFKCSYCDGGHPVERCFFLIGFPEGHKWHGKNVQPRNRRTPPASNNVETLPLTTAQIDATKVSISSNQPTFTTEEYHQLMALLRNKNGTNLPLAHATGHGYEEDDWPGQAV
- the LOC126594177 gene encoding uncharacterized protein LOC126594177 isoform X2 — protein: MRIALSAKNKLGFVDGSIKNPATTDAKYSIWQRCNDMVLSWIWQSVQGNIAHSILYYKTATAAWRDLEDRFSQGNDSRIYQIRQEIVEHRQGQLSVSDYYTKLKALWDELASYHEPIACGCEGSKAHADREEKERVMQFLMGLNENYSTIRGSILMMSPLPDTRRVHGLVLQHERQLDVVNRREPTAHAMQSSRSTAPKGGYGTHNPSSRKIFKCSYCDGGHPVERCFFLIGFPEGHKWHGKNVQPRNRRTPPASNNVETLPLTTAQIDATKVSISSNQPTFTTEEYHQLMALLRNKNGHGYEEDDWPGQAV